DNA from Candidatus Atribacteria bacterium ADurb.Bin276:
GACCTTCCAAATAGTGATCATGCTTATTGTAGGAGGGATGGGCACCATGAGCGGACCTTTAGTTGGGACATTTTCTTTAATGGCTTTTCGTTATGCGCTTAAACCAGTCGAAGAACACCTGAAAGTCTATGGTTTTATCGAATTGGTTTATGCGGCTCTCCTCATTATTATTATGCTCTGGAAACCTGAGGGTATTATGGGGAAAAGACAATTGAAAAGATAAGAAAGAAGGGATGGATATGTCAAAAAAAGTATATCATCCAGAGATGACCTATACCATTTTTAAAGAAGGAAAATTTAACAAAGCTATTTTTGGGGTGGGATCGGCAGAAAATCACGGATTTCACCTTCCTTTTGGTAATGATACCTTAGTATCTCATGCGATTGCTATGGCAGTTGCCCAAAAAGTTGATGGCATGTTAGTTCTTCCTCCGGTGAATGTTGGAGTAAGCCACCATTATGATGATTTTCTCTTTACTTTAACCCTCCGACCCGAGGTTTTGGTTGAGGTTTTGAAAGACATGCTCAATTCTACTATTCGCCAGGGAATCAATCGGATTATTATCATTAATGGTCATGATGGAAATATTGCTCCGATTGAAATTGCTGCACGTTCAGTGAAAGTAGCTAATCCAGAAGCTTTTATCGCTTCTTTAGATGCCTGGTGGGTTAAGGCTGGAGAATTATTACCTCAAGATACTTTTGAGGTCTGGAATGGACTGGGTCACGCCGGGGAAGGAGAGACATCAATGTCTCTGTATCTTTTCCCAGAATTATGCCAACCGGAAGAAGCACAGGGAGTGGTTCCTGATCTGCCGGAAGGATTGGACATAAAATGGAAATTTAATGAAATAACACCTTATGGAGCAACTGGTGATCCGACCAAAGGAACCGCAGAAAAAGGGGAAAAGATGTTTAATGCTTTGGTGGATTATATTGTGAAATCGATTCAAGATTTAGAAAAGAATCAGTGGAAATATGGCGTCATGATGAAAATGTAGAGCAATACCCTATCGAACCTTTTCATAAAAGGATTTGCTTGAGAATCACTTTGAGTTCTTAATTACATTCTGGAGGAAAAAGATGGATATACCCTGGGTGTCAATAGGACGGATTTCTGATTTCGAAGGGAAAGTCGTTGAACTGCGTGGATGGCTTTCGAATAAACGATCAAGCGGGAAGGTCGCCTTTCTGATTATCCGCGATGGATCGGGCTTTATTCAAGGAACGGCATTTGTTGGAGATTTTTTTACCAAGGATCAATTAGATGAGATTAAAAGAATACCGATTGAATCATCCATCCTAATACAAGGAAAAGTGCGTCGAGAAGAACGTGCTCCTGGGGGGTATGAGTTGGAAATCAGCTCTTTTCAATTGGTTTTTCCTTCAGAAGAATATCCTATTCAAAAAATGGAACACTCGGTAGACTATCTAATGGAACGTCGACACCTCTGGCTCCGCTCCAAAAAACAAAATGCCTTACTGCGAATTCGGAACGTGGTTATGATGAGTATCCATGAGTTTTTACAAAGTGAAGGATTTATCTTGCTCGATTCCCCAATTTTAACTCCAGCAGCCTGTGAAGGTACTTCGACTTTATTTGAACTCCAGTACTTTGATATCGGGAAGGCTTATTTATCTCAAAGTGGTCAACTGTACATGGAGGCTGGAGCAGCTGCTTTT
Protein-coding regions in this window:
- the crnA gene encoding Creatinine amidohydrolase — encoded protein: MSKKVYHPEMTYTIFKEGKFNKAIFGVGSAENHGFHLPFGNDTLVSHAIAMAVAQKVDGMLVLPPVNVGVSHHYDDFLFTLTLRPEVLVEVLKDMLNSTIRQGINRIIIINGHDGNIAPIEIAARSVKVANPEAFIASLDAWWVKAGELLPQDTFEVWNGLGHAGEGETSMSLYLFPELCQPEEAQGVVPDLPEGLDIKWKFNEITPYGATGDPTKGTAEKGEKMFNALVDYIVKSIQDLEKNQWKYGVMMKM